In a genomic window of Alteromonas gilva:
- a CDS encoding DUF6942 family protein: MHLTNSTVLGIGDPQARLRVYIGNRPNTVIEHATPGITPLVAGNICRIGQDCGNGWRKVFNVFAKLAYALPSPASFRQGHPRWQAFRDNSLLQANSDCALMFSEPKEFSKDAIHIISGKTFANTLHIAPSLHWITPDFAIDAQRHVVVCPYFDYRQLSNSKILFLVELLAEYQYLPRLSGK; the protein is encoded by the coding sequence GTGCATCTGACTAACTCAACCGTGCTGGGGATTGGCGATCCCCAGGCCCGCCTGCGGGTGTATATTGGTAACCGGCCAAACACCGTGATTGAACATGCAACGCCTGGTATTACACCGCTGGTCGCGGGTAATATCTGCCGGATTGGTCAGGACTGCGGTAATGGCTGGCGTAAAGTGTTTAACGTATTTGCCAAACTGGCCTATGCACTGCCTTCCCCGGCGAGCTTTCGCCAGGGGCATCCGCGCTGGCAGGCTTTTCGGGATAATAGTTTGTTGCAGGCAAATTCTGACTGCGCGCTGATGTTTAGCGAGCCAAAGGAGTTCAGCAAGGATGCGATCCACATTATTAGTGGTAAAACCTTTGCCAATACCCTGCATATTGCGCCGTCTTTGCACTGGATAACGCCTGACTTTGCTATCGACGCACAGCGTCACGTTGTGGTGTGCCCCTATTTTGATTACCGGCAGTTATCTAACAGCAAGATCCTGTTTTTGGTTGAACTGTTAGCCGAGTATCAATATTTGCCGCGGCTTTCTGGCAAATAA
- a CDS encoding DNA cytosine methyltransferase, with the protein MQTKNNRKLMAVDLFAGAGGFSLAAIKAGFAIDFAIENDKYAVQTYQNNILKLEGGKYTSVLNDSILDYDPIELQKARFKNKNCDLLLGGPPCQGFSTHRILNAGVNDPRNELVLAYFEFVKALQPRVFLMENVPGILWPRHREYLDKFYQEGKKAGYHVFQPVTLDARDFGVPQRRKRVFILGVRDKADISRVQWPPKPTHTDPKKLGNGLLPWVSCKTAFRSTSADDENNIHMNHGYELIEAFKRTPLNGGSRKDSGRILNCHKDHDGHKDVYGRIDPEQPAPTMTTACINPSKGRFVHPTEHHGITVRQAARIQTFPDSYSFCGGLTAAGKQIGNAVPVELGKYLLEYIKAHIFDSKDFKDEKQMHIKQSGYELA; encoded by the coding sequence ATGCAAACAAAAAATAATAGAAAGCTTATGGCAGTTGACCTATTTGCTGGGGCTGGGGGCTTTTCTCTCGCTGCAATTAAAGCTGGCTTCGCAATAGACTTCGCGATTGAAAACGATAAATACGCAGTTCAAACATACCAAAACAATATCTTAAAGCTGGAGGGCGGCAAGTACACTTCTGTATTAAACGACAGCATCTTAGACTACGACCCTATCGAACTCCAAAAAGCCAGATTCAAAAACAAAAATTGCGATCTTCTACTTGGCGGGCCCCCTTGCCAAGGGTTTTCAACTCACCGCATATTAAATGCAGGTGTAAACGATCCTCGTAATGAACTTGTATTAGCATATTTTGAATTCGTTAAAGCACTACAACCTCGAGTTTTCCTCATGGAGAACGTTCCAGGCATTCTATGGCCTCGCCATCGAGAATATCTCGATAAATTTTATCAGGAAGGTAAAAAGGCTGGGTACCATGTTTTCCAACCAGTCACTTTAGATGCCAGAGACTTTGGAGTACCACAACGCAGAAAACGCGTATTTATACTAGGCGTACGAGATAAAGCAGATATTTCGAGAGTTCAGTGGCCTCCCAAGCCCACTCATACTGACCCTAAAAAATTGGGAAATGGCTTATTGCCTTGGGTTTCATGTAAAACTGCTTTTCGTTCAACGTCAGCTGATGATGAAAACAATATTCATATGAATCATGGATACGAGCTCATTGAGGCATTCAAAAGAACTCCGCTAAACGGTGGAAGCAGAAAAGATTCTGGTCGGATATTGAATTGTCACAAAGACCATGATGGTCATAAAGATGTTTATGGACGAATAGATCCTGAGCAACCCGCACCAACTATGACAACGGCTTGCATAAACCCGTCAAAGGGCCGATTTGTACACCCGACTGAACACCATGGAATTACAGTTCGTCAAGCAGCGCGAATCCAAACATTTCCTGATAGTTATTCCTTTTGTGGAGGGCTGACGGCAGCGGGAAAACAAATTGGAAATGCGGTGCCCGTTGAACTGGGTAAATATTTGCTCGAATATATCAAAGCTCATATATTTGATTCCAAAGACTTTAAGGACGAAAAGCAGATGCATATCAAACAATCAGGGTATGAACTGGCATGA
- the glmS gene encoding glutamine--fructose-6-phosphate transaminase (isomerizing) — MCGIVGAVAERNVVEILLEGLKRLEYRGYDSAGVALLSADGTINRVRRTGKVQALVDALSQQDALGSTGIAHTRWATHGGVTEANAHPHYSSDRIAVVHNGIIENYQSLRENLVKQGYTFTSDTDTETIAHTVNEALKNADSLLAAVQASVKQFHGAYGTVIMDRTDPAKLVVARSGSPLVIGLGLGENFIASDQMALLPVTRRFIFLEEGDVAEITRRSVSIFDKDGNAVERDIIESSVEHDAGDKAGYRHYMLKEIHEQPVVVRNTLQHRIDDTGLLPDIFGNGADEIFAKVKHVQIVACGTSYHAGMTARYWLEQYANISCNIEIASEFRYRKSVVHPDSLLVTISQSGETADTLAALRLAKELGYMASLTICNVPGSSLVRESDMAFMTRAGAEIGVASTKAFTTQLTAFLMLTLALGKHNGIASNDQKTIIQALLNLPAKLEETLAITQGIEDLAEEFADKNHSLFLGRGDQYPIAMEGALKLKEISYIHAEAYASGELKHGPLALIDEEMPVIVVAPNNELLEKLKSNVEEVRARGGIMYVFADKDAAFASDDTMRVINVPHCDGPIAPIIYTLPLQLLSYYVALIKGTDVDQPRNLAKSVTVE, encoded by the coding sequence ATGTGTGGGATCGTTGGCGCAGTTGCCGAGCGTAATGTGGTAGAGATTTTGCTCGAAGGCCTGAAACGGTTGGAATACCGCGGCTACGATTCTGCGGGCGTTGCACTGCTAAGCGCAGATGGCACGATTAACCGGGTTAGACGCACCGGCAAAGTTCAGGCCCTGGTTGATGCGCTAAGCCAACAGGATGCCCTGGGTTCAACGGGCATCGCCCATACCCGCTGGGCGACCCACGGCGGCGTGACCGAAGCCAATGCACACCCCCATTACTCCAGCGACCGCATAGCCGTGGTCCACAACGGTATTATTGAGAATTATCAGTCTTTACGAGAAAACCTGGTAAAACAAGGATATACCTTTACCAGCGACACCGACACCGAAACCATTGCCCACACCGTAAACGAAGCGTTAAAGAACGCAGATTCTTTATTGGCCGCAGTGCAGGCATCAGTTAAGCAATTTCATGGCGCCTACGGTACGGTTATTATGGATCGCACCGATCCGGCAAAGCTGGTGGTGGCCCGTTCAGGCAGCCCGTTAGTGATTGGCTTAGGCCTTGGCGAGAACTTCATTGCCTCTGATCAAATGGCTTTATTACCGGTCACGCGTCGTTTCATCTTTTTGGAAGAAGGTGATGTGGCGGAAATAACCCGTCGCAGTGTGTCGATTTTTGATAAAGACGGCAATGCCGTTGAGCGCGATATTATTGAATCAAGTGTTGAGCATGATGCCGGCGATAAAGCGGGCTACCGCCACTACATGCTCAAAGAAATTCACGAACAGCCGGTGGTGGTGCGTAACACGTTGCAGCATCGTATTGACGACACCGGCTTACTGCCAGATATTTTTGGCAACGGTGCCGATGAGATATTTGCCAAAGTAAAGCACGTGCAAATTGTGGCGTGCGGTACCAGCTATCACGCCGGTATGACTGCGCGATACTGGCTTGAGCAGTATGCCAATATCTCATGTAACATCGAAATAGCCTCGGAGTTTCGTTACCGTAAATCGGTGGTACACCCTGACAGTCTGCTGGTGACCATTTCACAGTCTGGCGAAACCGCCGATACCCTGGCGGCCCTGCGGTTAGCCAAAGAGCTTGGCTATATGGCGAGCCTGACCATCTGCAACGTGCCGGGCTCGTCGCTGGTTCGTGAATCGGATATGGCCTTTATGACCCGCGCCGGTGCTGAAATTGGCGTTGCTTCTACCAAAGCATTCACCACCCAGTTAACCGCTTTTTTGATGCTGACACTGGCTCTGGGCAAACACAACGGTATTGCCAGCAACGACCAAAAGACCATTATTCAGGCGCTGCTCAACTTACCGGCGAAGTTAGAAGAAACCCTGGCCATCACCCAGGGCATTGAGGATTTAGCCGAAGAATTTGCCGATAAAAATCACTCTCTGTTTTTAGGCCGTGGCGATCAGTACCCGATAGCCATGGAAGGGGCGCTAAAGCTCAAAGAAATTTCGTATATTCACGCCGAAGCCTATGCCTCCGGTGAGTTAAAACATGGTCCGCTGGCGCTGATAGACGAAGAAATGCCGGTGATTGTGGTTGCGCCCAACAACGAATTACTCGAAAAGCTCAAATCCAATGTTGAGGAAGTGCGCGCCCGTGGCGGCATTATGTACGTATTTGCAGATAAAGACGCCGCCTTTGCCAGCGACGACACCATGCGGGTGATTAACGTACCACACTGCGATGGCCCGATTGCCCCCATCATTTACACGCTGCCGCTACAGCTACTGTCTTACTATGTGGCGCTGATCAAAGGCACAGATGTCGATCAGCCGCGGAATCTGGCAAAGAGCGTAACGGTGGAGTAG
- a CDS encoding response regulator receiver domain, with the protein MNNFADLVNEAFIKPLRSVLIVDDQYPTWEEIFNAQLDGNIKDSQQDVISQRKLWRTKAMGPFEVIKKFRERNPGFVIDIHDAVDSDHSDNSVETAPQLATHLHQSDLLVLDYNLEGASTGLGGDKARKILHSVLSNQHFNLIIVHTDEPDLQDVAESCLTSLLDSCATQYTEDDLASIEQSEILISGLEDSGDFDRRKVQECFARSQYLYARQLGYKKALGEYLSNRGPLAPLFQLSENLKFDIHQKKTFLLWAINFINEQLKNELASEALKGLVWSFKEHTKWIRSSRGFVCFINKGLSNLLEELENALIDWKPTPSRLLSAKYRYELNRIGVDAEDDALLKNNLFALFYRDIRNGGREDILIDQKSIFREQKLREHVTRQSEGLSFLIEDKIVEFGNQIIAIDLKNGQDFLSHYLVDLGKEKESNKAIAQYNNYVSTLPSKGNTPEQLDSGHIFKMDDQWWVCATPACDLQPGQNSIAFRGKNNTLLPFTAFQLNKENPDNLSSKHINGGGYCFIEDNGEVVALGINSIGDEKHPSNLKVNWQTFVAESGGVIQNGKLTIKQFVITEENVSTEQKEVTVICKLRYAYALNYIQRVGISTSRIGLDYVS; encoded by the coding sequence TTGAATAACTTTGCAGATTTGGTTAATGAGGCATTCATTAAGCCACTTAGGTCAGTACTGATAGTTGATGACCAATATCCCACATGGGAAGAGATCTTTAACGCACAACTCGATGGTAATATAAAAGATTCCCAGCAAGATGTTATTTCACAGCGGAAGCTATGGAGAACGAAAGCAATGGGACCATTTGAGGTAATTAAAAAATTTCGAGAAAGAAATCCTGGCTTTGTGATTGATATACACGATGCAGTTGATAGTGACCACTCAGACAATAGTGTAGAAACAGCACCACAGTTGGCAACCCACTTACATCAATCTGATCTATTAGTTTTAGATTACAATCTAGAAGGAGCCTCTACCGGACTCGGAGGGGATAAAGCTCGAAAAATTCTACACTCAGTACTATCTAATCAGCACTTTAATTTAATAATCGTCCACACCGACGAACCAGACCTTCAAGATGTAGCAGAGTCCTGTCTTACGTCACTTTTAGATAGTTGTGCTACGCAATACACTGAAGATGACTTAGCATCTATCGAACAATCCGAGATATTAATAAGTGGCTTGGAGGATTCTGGAGATTTTGACAGAAGGAAAGTTCAAGAATGTTTCGCCAGATCACAATATTTATATGCTCGACAATTAGGGTACAAAAAAGCACTCGGCGAATACTTATCTAATAGGGGTCCACTAGCACCGTTATTTCAATTGTCAGAGAATTTAAAATTCGATATCCACCAAAAAAAGACTTTTTTATTGTGGGCAATTAATTTTATTAATGAGCAGTTAAAAAATGAGCTAGCTTCCGAGGCCCTTAAAGGCCTGGTTTGGAGTTTTAAAGAACATACTAAATGGATACGCTCTTCCAGAGGGTTTGTTTGCTTTATAAATAAAGGACTCTCAAACTTATTAGAGGAATTAGAAAATGCGCTAATTGATTGGAAGCCTACGCCTTCTCGACTTCTGTCAGCAAAATATAGATATGAATTGAACCGAATTGGTGTTGATGCAGAAGATGACGCGTTATTGAAAAATAACCTTTTTGCTCTTTTCTATCGAGATATCCGAAATGGAGGTCGAGAAGATATTTTAATCGACCAGAAATCAATCTTCAGAGAGCAAAAGCTAAGAGAGCATGTCACTAGACAATCAGAGGGGCTTTCTTTTCTAATTGAAGACAAAATAGTGGAATTTGGAAATCAAATCATTGCAATAGATTTAAAGAATGGCCAAGATTTTTTATCTCACTATCTAGTCGATTTGGGAAAAGAGAAAGAATCCAATAAAGCCATCGCTCAGTACAATAATTATGTGTCGACGCTTCCTTCCAAAGGTAATACTCCGGAACAACTGGATAGCGGCCATATATTCAAAATGGATGACCAGTGGTGGGTTTGCGCGACACCAGCATGTGATCTTCAACCAGGACAGAACTCTATCGCCTTTAGGGGTAAAAATAATACCCTACTACCGTTTACTGCTTTCCAACTCAATAAAGAAAATCCGGATAATCTTAGTTCAAAACATATTAATGGCGGAGGTTACTGTTTCATAGAGGACAACGGTGAAGTCGTCGCATTAGGAATCAATAGTATCGGTGATGAGAAACATCCATCCAATCTCAAAGTTAATTGGCAAACTTTCGTAGCTGAATCAGGAGGAGTTATTCAGAACGGGAAGCTAACAATAAAGCAATTCGTAATAACTGAAGAAAATGTATCAACAGAGCAGAAAGAGGTGACAGTAATATGCAAGCTAAGGTATGCCTACGCATTGAATTACATCCAAAGGGTGGGCATCAGCACATCTAGAATTGGTCTCGATTACGTTTCCTAG
- a CDS encoding type 1 glutamine amidotransferase domain-containing protein, whose translation MSKRLLMVMTSHDIMGDTGNKTGMWLEEFAAPYYAFKDKGYNITLASPLGGEVPIDPNSLADDALTDDAIRYTKDELTRSAVSSTIPLEDVRAEEFDAIFYPGGHGPLWDLSDNEHSIKLIEDTIAANKPVGAVCHAPIVLKDVKAPDGKYLVDGKAVTGFTNSEEAAMELTNVVPYLVEDELTKRGGKFEKADDFAVKVCTDDLLVTGQNPPSSRPAADALIKLLA comes from the coding sequence ATGTCTAAACGCCTGCTTATGGTAATGACATCGCATGACATCATGGGTGACACCGGCAACAAAACAGGGATGTGGCTGGAAGAATTCGCTGCGCCCTACTATGCGTTTAAAGACAAGGGCTACAACATTACGCTGGCTTCGCCACTGGGTGGCGAAGTGCCTATCGATCCGAACAGTCTGGCCGATGACGCACTCACCGACGATGCCATACGCTACACAAAAGATGAACTAACCCGAAGTGCGGTTTCCTCAACCATTCCGCTGGAAGACGTACGCGCTGAAGAATTCGATGCAATCTTTTATCCCGGTGGGCATGGCCCGCTGTGGGATCTGTCAGACAACGAGCATTCAATTAAGCTGATTGAAGATACCATTGCCGCCAACAAGCCGGTAGGCGCTGTGTGCCATGCGCCGATTGTGCTTAAAGACGTCAAAGCACCGGACGGCAAATACCTGGTAGATGGCAAGGCCGTAACAGGATTTACCAACAGCGAAGAAGCAGCGATGGAGCTGACCAACGTTGTGCCTTATCTTGTCGAAGATGAGCTCACAAAACGAGGCGGCAAGTTTGAAAAAGCCGACGACTTTGCCGTAAAGGTGTGCACCGATGACTTATTAGTTACCGGCCAGAACCCGCCCTCGTCGCGGCCGGCCGCCGATGCGCTGATTAAACTACTGGCGTAA
- a CDS encoding ATP-binding protein: protein MIETRSFRTQARTVDHLGREQIADCPTAISELWKNSYDAYARNVSLHIFDGESPVAALFDDGHGMSYEEFIDRWLVVGTESKFDTKADNEEDRDGLPKRTKQGQKGIGRLSSANLGPLLLIVSKRKNHDFIAALIDWRVFENPYLLLSDLEVPITRFASPNELINLLPDMFERLTENIWGTPEDLERTKRLELAWTTFDKLTLENTPDSVKPSDAIAETIISAYFEEKHFQPWSVWQDKSGHGTALLVSEINDDIKAQLRSADPSPSTKEIRKQFFATLSAFTDPFVDSISNEENSFDPEFTYEVRIWDSYTCEAIIEDERSLLNRSITEEMEHVISGNVDENGVFRGQIKAFGEWRKLGSEYVINPPKDLKIPKGPTTYIGKFGLHAATFEQVRNSSTLSDEQFARFRDLADKHSGFLVFRNGLRVLPYGRVDNDFFEIETRRSISAGREFWNARRMFGRISISREQNPNLRDKAGREGFIDNASAKAIKLIVINILRKAAYEYFGQASELRDELLPDIQEKNEKERAEQQRKELAKKNAKAFRGRLKRNLPKINSLYDETCEVNSEFKVENEQDLDNTQELINKINDQLSDLRITGAPARLGASEDDYRAFRRLYSTIQERVKTLEAVRTEAIEKIKPSKPEELAHKQLQSHASRIQARLRSWKKAINTIQETESKRVEMLFDERNKQFHGLALPLVEQVRAGRLSLDKALVEMGNIHSILDTENEDTFQPYLESLELMSENINIELIARQGIAENIALKDDLNRINQLAQLGVTVEILGHELNSNERMIREGIRQIKSNGDIPGTRLVVEGFEALSHQLEFLSPLKISGSRTRRIISGEEILNYLQGFFDTVIRSRAIRITATEEFQRLKVDELPSRLLPVFVNLVNNSVYWLVNSGTENPQVLLSIRDSKVIVSDNGPGIDELDQQNLFKMFFTRKSSGGRGIGLYLCRVNLMASGHSILYAKESKFKILDGANFIIDLKGVYFE from the coding sequence ATGATTGAGACTCGTTCATTCCGTACGCAAGCAAGGACAGTCGATCACTTAGGTCGCGAGCAAATTGCAGATTGTCCAACAGCCATATCGGAGTTATGGAAAAACTCTTACGACGCATACGCAAGAAATGTATCGTTACACATCTTCGACGGGGAATCACCAGTAGCGGCTCTTTTCGATGATGGGCACGGGATGAGTTACGAAGAATTCATTGACCGCTGGCTCGTAGTAGGCACAGAATCTAAGTTCGATACAAAAGCAGACAATGAGGAAGATAGGGACGGCTTACCGAAAAGAACAAAGCAGGGACAGAAGGGAATAGGCAGGCTTTCTTCCGCCAATTTAGGCCCGTTACTTCTCATAGTAAGCAAGCGCAAAAATCATGACTTTATTGCTGCACTAATAGATTGGCGAGTGTTTGAGAACCCATATCTGCTGTTATCTGATTTAGAAGTTCCCATAACACGTTTTGCATCCCCCAATGAGTTGATCAATCTACTTCCAGATATGTTCGAACGTTTAACTGAAAACATATGGGGAACACCAGAAGACCTTGAACGAACAAAACGTTTAGAACTTGCATGGACTACCTTCGACAAACTCACATTAGAAAATACGCCAGATTCAGTTAAACCATCAGATGCAATTGCAGAAACGATTATAAGTGCATACTTCGAAGAAAAGCACTTTCAACCATGGTCTGTCTGGCAAGATAAAAGCGGTCATGGCACAGCATTACTCGTGTCGGAAATTAATGATGATATAAAGGCTCAATTAAGAAGCGCGGACCCAAGCCCTTCCACCAAGGAAATACGCAAGCAATTTTTTGCCACACTCTCGGCTTTCACAGATCCTTTTGTAGACAGTATATCAAACGAAGAAAATTCGTTTGATCCCGAATTCACTTATGAGGTTCGAATTTGGGATAGCTATACATGTGAAGCAATAATTGAAGACGAAAGATCTTTACTAAACCGCTCTATTACTGAAGAAATGGAACATGTGATAAGCGGAAATGTAGATGAAAATGGAGTTTTCCGAGGTCAAATAAAAGCCTTCGGAGAATGGCGCAAACTAGGCTCTGAGTATGTCATTAACCCACCAAAAGATTTAAAAATTCCAAAAGGTCCCACAACTTACATAGGTAAATTCGGATTGCATGCAGCCACCTTTGAGCAAGTTCGCAATAGCTCAACATTATCAGATGAGCAGTTTGCTAGGTTTAGGGATTTAGCAGACAAACACAGCGGCTTTTTGGTGTTCCGAAATGGATTGCGTGTACTACCATATGGCCGTGTAGACAATGACTTCTTTGAAATTGAAACTCGCAGAAGCATTTCTGCCGGACGGGAATTTTGGAACGCAAGAAGAATGTTTGGTCGAATTTCCATTTCTCGAGAGCAAAACCCTAATTTGAGAGATAAAGCTGGAAGAGAAGGGTTTATTGATAATGCTAGTGCGAAGGCAATAAAGCTGATCGTCATTAATATACTAAGAAAGGCGGCTTATGAATATTTCGGTCAAGCATCAGAACTAAGAGATGAATTACTGCCTGATATTCAAGAAAAAAATGAAAAAGAAAGAGCTGAACAACAACGCAAAGAGTTAGCTAAAAAGAATGCAAAGGCATTTAGAGGGCGGTTAAAACGAAATTTACCCAAAATAAATAGCTTGTATGACGAAACCTGTGAAGTAAATTCTGAATTCAAGGTCGAAAACGAACAAGACCTAGATAACACGCAAGAGCTTATCAACAAGATTAATGATCAACTAAGCGACCTCAGAATCACCGGCGCACCTGCAAGATTAGGAGCGTCTGAAGACGATTACCGGGCATTCCGTCGTTTGTATTCAACAATACAAGAAAGAGTAAAGACACTCGAAGCGGTTCGGACAGAAGCAATTGAAAAAATTAAGCCATCTAAACCTGAAGAACTTGCTCACAAACAATTGCAAAGCCATGCTAGCAGAATTCAGGCTCGGCTACGAAGTTGGAAAAAGGCCATAAATACAATTCAGGAAACGGAAAGTAAACGTGTTGAAATGCTATTTGACGAGCGTAATAAACAGTTCCATGGATTAGCCTTACCCCTAGTTGAACAAGTACGAGCTGGACGTCTTAGTCTGGACAAAGCGCTCGTGGAAATGGGCAACATTCATTCTATTTTGGATACCGAGAATGAAGACACATTTCAACCATATTTAGAGTCACTCGAATTGATGAGTGAAAACATCAATATCGAATTAATTGCTCGGCAGGGAATCGCAGAAAATATTGCACTTAAAGACGATTTAAATCGAATCAATCAACTAGCACAATTGGGCGTTACAGTTGAAATACTCGGGCACGAGCTAAACAGTAATGAAAGAATGATCCGAGAAGGTATTCGACAGATCAAGAGTAACGGAGATATTCCTGGTACACGTTTAGTGGTAGAAGGATTCGAAGCACTCAGCCATCAGCTCGAGTTTTTATCACCACTAAAAATATCTGGATCTCGCACTAGAAGGATTATTTCAGGTGAAGAGATTCTGAATTATTTGCAGGGCTTCTTCGATACGGTAATTCGCTCCAGGGCTATAAGGATAACTGCAACAGAAGAGTTTCAACGCTTGAAAGTTGATGAGCTACCTTCACGCTTACTCCCGGTTTTTGTCAATTTAGTAAATAATAGCGTTTATTGGTTAGTAAACTCAGGTACTGAGAATCCTCAAGTTCTCCTTTCTATTCGTGACAGTAAGGTCATCGTTTCCGATAACGGGCCTGGAATAGATGAGTTAGATCAACAAAATTTGTTCAAAATGTTTTTTACTAGGAAATCGAGCGGTGGTCGCGGTATTGGGTTGTACTTGTGTCGAGTAAATTTGATGGCTAGTGGGCACTCTATCCTCTATGCCAAGGAATCAAAATTCAAAATATTAGATGGTGCAAATTTCATCATTGATTTAAAGGGAGTCTATTTTGAATAA
- a CDS encoding glycoside hydrolase family 2 protein yields MKTCLFIILCVVASRPLAAELLQNAPNRKQMQLLGQWDAIVDPFDVGDKRKFYTFNGPAGANVLQEFNFNNAMKLHVPGDWNTQDERLFWYEGSVWYHKTFIAAPEPDKQYLLYFDAVNYLATVYVNGEQVGQHEGGFTPFQFNVTEVLTAGSNTVVVKVNNRREPDYIPTMSTDWWNYGGITRPVRLIELNATYIDDYQVYYAGHNSIAVKIGLAGEQTHNQQVTLSVPELGINRVFTTNQEGKIYTTINAEPQLWSPDNPHLYNVELTLATTTLHDNIGFRTIEVRGNDILLNGESVFLRGIAIHEEKPFGDGRAWSKEDARTLLGWAKELGCNYVRFAHYPHNENMLRMADELGLMVWAEIPVYWDIQFDNPAVLSKAKQQFGEMLSRDKNRAAVILWSIANETPNTPVRTAFLSELAETVRETDPTRLVTAAINTQTTTANGRLIDEDFAGVVDVIGINSYCGWYYDSPETCATYRWQSAFDKPTIVSEFGAGARQGWHDTDDTVFSEEYQSRVYKNNLVMLENMPDLRGVSPWLLKDFRAARRPLAGVQDYWNRKGLLSEQGIRKQAWYIMRDWYQQKQQAGQ; encoded by the coding sequence ATGAAAACGTGTTTGTTTATTATTCTGTGTGTTGTTGCGTCGCGGCCGCTAGCTGCTGAACTGTTACAAAACGCACCAAACCGAAAGCAAATGCAGTTACTTGGTCAATGGGATGCCATCGTTGACCCGTTTGATGTTGGAGATAAAAGAAAGTTTTACACCTTTAATGGCCCCGCTGGGGCGAATGTTCTGCAGGAATTTAATTTTAACAATGCTATGAAGCTGCATGTGCCCGGCGACTGGAACACTCAGGATGAACGTTTGTTTTGGTATGAAGGCAGTGTTTGGTACCACAAAACATTCATCGCCGCGCCCGAGCCTGACAAGCAATACCTGCTTTACTTCGATGCTGTGAATTACCTGGCTACCGTTTATGTAAACGGAGAACAGGTAGGACAACACGAAGGTGGATTCACGCCTTTTCAGTTTAACGTGACTGAAGTGCTCACCGCCGGTAGCAACACTGTCGTGGTAAAAGTCAACAACCGACGTGAGCCCGACTATATCCCTACCATGAGCACTGACTGGTGGAATTACGGTGGTATTACGCGGCCAGTCAGGCTAATTGAACTCAACGCAACTTACATTGATGATTATCAGGTTTATTATGCCGGCCACAATAGTATTGCTGTGAAGATCGGGCTGGCCGGTGAGCAAACTCACAATCAGCAAGTAACACTGAGCGTACCGGAGTTGGGCATTAACCGGGTGTTCACGACCAATCAGGAAGGTAAAATTTACACCACCATTAACGCCGAGCCTCAACTGTGGTCACCTGATAACCCCCATTTGTATAACGTTGAGCTGACACTGGCAACGACGACATTACACGACAACATTGGCTTTCGAACCATTGAGGTAAGGGGGAATGACATTTTGCTCAATGGCGAATCCGTGTTTTTACGCGGTATTGCGATTCACGAGGAAAAGCCATTCGGTGACGGCCGGGCATGGAGCAAGGAAGACGCCAGAACATTGCTGGGCTGGGCCAAAGAACTGGGATGTAACTATGTGCGGTTCGCTCACTATCCGCACAATGAGAATATGCTTCGGATGGCCGATGAACTCGGTCTCATGGTGTGGGCTGAAATTCCGGTTTACTGGGATATTCAGTTCGACAATCCTGCCGTGCTGAGCAAAGCGAAGCAGCAATTTGGTGAAATGCTTAGCCGGGATAAAAACCGCGCCGCTGTGATTTTGTGGTCTATTGCTAACGAAACACCCAATACACCAGTGCGGACCGCATTTTTATCGGAGTTGGCTGAGACTGTTCGTGAGACAGACCCAACGCGGCTGGTAACAGCGGCAATTAATACCCAAACGACAACCGCGAATGGCCGCCTGATAGACGAAGACTTCGCCGGTGTTGTGGATGTGATTGGCATTAACAGTTACTGCGGCTGGTATTATGATAGCCCGGAAACCTGTGCAACCTACCGTTGGCAATCGGCCTTTGATAAACCCACTATTGTTAGTGAGTTTGGTGCCGGTGCGCGGCAGGGGTGGCATGATACCGACGACACTGTATTCAGTGAGGAATACCAAAGCCGGGTGTACAAAAATAATTTAGTGATGCTGGAAAATATGCCTGACTTACGGGGGGTATCACCGTGGCTATTAAAAGATTTCCGTGCTGCACGTCGGCCTCTGGCGGGGGTGCAGGATTATTGGAACCGCAAAGGCTTGCTGAGTGAACAAGGCATCAGGAAGCAAGCTTGGTACATAATGCGGGACTGGTACCAGCAGAAGCAACAGGCCGGGCAATAA